One genomic window of Hemitrygon akajei chromosome 1, sHemAka1.3, whole genome shotgun sequence includes the following:
- the myl7 gene encoding myosin regulatory light chain 2, atrial isoform produces MASRKAARKGSTKHTQRNSSNVFSMFEQSQIQEFKEAFGCIDQNRDGIISKQDLKETFMQLGKVNVKDEELEEMLKEGKGPMNFTVFLSLFGEKLNGTDPEETILNAFKLFDPQGTGTVNKNEFKTLLMSQADKFSAEEVQQMFAVSPIDVTGNIDYKSLCYIITHGDEKEEA; encoded by the exons GCAAGCAGGAAAGCAGCAAGGAAAGGTTCAACCAAACACACCCAACGGAACTCATCCAACGTCTTCTCCATGTTTGAACAATCTCAAATTCAGGAGTTTAAAGAG GCATTTGGCTGCATCGATCAGAACCGTGATGGGATCATTAGTAAACAAGATCTGAAAGAGACCTTCATGCAATTGG GCAAGGTAAATGTAAAGGATGAAGAACTGGAGGAGATGTTGAAAGAGGGAAAGGGGCCAATGAACTTTACAGTGTTTCTCAGTCTCTTCGGAGAAAAGCTGAATG GCACTGATCCAGAAGAAACCATTTTGAATGCATTCAAACTATTTGATCCTCAAGGTACAGGGACTGTCAATAAGAACGA ATTTAAAACACTGCTGATGTCACAGGCCGATAAGTTCAGTGCAGAAGAG GTTCAGCAGATGTTTGCTGTGTCTCCTATTGATGTTACAGGAAACATTGATTACAAGTCACTCTGTTACATTATCACAcacggagatgagaaggaagaAGCATAA